In Rahnella sikkimica, the following are encoded in one genomic region:
- a CDS encoding biotin-independent malonate decarboxylase subunit beta translates to MPTDTDQSFIELSARQRARKLLDAGTFRELLGPFERIMSPWLEPQGIVPQADDGMVVAKGQINGQPAVVVAIEGGFQGGSMGEVSGAKMAAALEMAAEDNRNGIPTQAVLLLETGGVRLQEANLGLAAIADIHAAIVDLRRYTPVIGVVAGTVGCFGGMSIAAALCSYLIVTREARLGLNGPQVIEQEAGIDEYDSRDRPFIWSMTGGEVRYHSGFVDALVKDSLAQVKDNVLAFIKKGVPTTHRSDNYDYYLPKLTGFDTAQQASRDVTEALFNREDRA, encoded by the coding sequence ATGCCAACTGATACTGATCAGAGCTTTATCGAACTGAGCGCCCGTCAGCGCGCCCGCAAATTGCTGGACGCCGGGACTTTCCGCGAACTGCTGGGGCCGTTCGAACGCATTATGTCGCCGTGGCTGGAACCGCAGGGCATCGTCCCGCAGGCCGATGACGGCATGGTGGTCGCGAAAGGCCAGATCAACGGCCAGCCAGCAGTGGTTGTCGCGATTGAAGGCGGCTTCCAGGGCGGCAGCATGGGCGAAGTGTCCGGTGCCAAAATGGCCGCTGCGCTGGAAATGGCGGCAGAAGATAACCGTAACGGCATCCCGACTCAGGCAGTGCTTCTGCTCGAAACCGGGGGTGTGCGTTTGCAGGAAGCCAATCTCGGCCTCGCGGCTATCGCCGATATTCACGCCGCCATCGTTGATTTACGCCGCTATACGCCGGTGATTGGCGTGGTGGCCGGGACCGTCGGCTGCTTCGGCGGGATGTCCATCGCCGCCGCGCTATGCAGCTATCTGATTGTCACCCGCGAAGCGCGTCTGGGCCTGAACGGTCCGCAGGTTATCGAACAGGAAGCCGGTATCGACGAATACGATTCCCGCGACCGTCCGTTTATCTGGAGCATGACCGGTGGCGAAGTGCGTTATCACAGCGGTTTTGTGGATGCGCTGGTCAAAGACTCCCTCGCACAAGTGAAAGACAACGTGCTCGCCTTCATCAAAAAAGGCGTTCCGACGACACATCGTTCTGATAATTATGATTATTACCTGCCAAAACTGACCGGTTTTGACACCGCGCAGCAGGCCAGCCGTGACGTAACGGAAGCCCTGTTTAACCGGGAGGATCGCGCATGA
- a CDS encoding malonate decarboxylase subunit delta, producing the protein MERFEFNYPAAKALPSRAEAGVVGSGDLEALYEPKAEAELKIIVTTSVDGSHSLWQHFFDRLNALRELPAGRLDINDFGATPGVARLRIEQVFEEAENAN; encoded by the coding sequence ATGGAACGTTTTGAATTTAACTACCCGGCGGCAAAAGCACTGCCAAGCCGCGCCGAAGCTGGCGTGGTGGGTTCCGGCGATTTAGAAGCGCTGTATGAACCCAAAGCAGAAGCTGAGCTGAAAATTATTGTCACTACCTCCGTCGATGGCAGCCACAGCCTGTGGCAGCACTTTTTCGACCGTCTGAACGCCCTGCGCGAATTACCGGCAGGCCGTCTGGACATTAATGATTTTGGCGCCACACCAGGGGTTGCCCGTCTGCGTATCGAACAGGTCTTTGAGGAGGCTGAAAATGCCAACTGA
- a CDS encoding triphosphoribosyl-dephospho-CoA synthase produces MPQTLPIGAVLTAQELAERLADTATQALIDEARLSPKPGLVDSRSSGAHQDLTLDLMVRSARSLTPTFYALALHSWQRPADIALRQEVGRLGRTGEARMMAATGGVNTHRGAIWAMGLLVSAVAMQPENLMPQHIAQRAAKIAKLPDAFSPKKFSKGAHAVQRYQVPGAREEAQSGFPHIIDCALPQLHHSRTRGASESEAQVDALLAVMTRLSDTCVLSRGGLPALEAMHQGAQAVLDAGGLQTRAGKQRLRHLEQQMLADNASPGGAADLLAATLFLDRVSVPD; encoded by the coding sequence ATGCCGCAGACTTTACCGATTGGCGCTGTACTCACAGCGCAAGAGCTGGCCGAAAGGCTGGCAGACACGGCGACGCAGGCGCTGATCGACGAAGCGCGGCTGAGCCCGAAACCGGGACTGGTGGACAGCCGGAGTTCCGGCGCACATCAGGATTTAACGTTAGACCTGATGGTGCGTTCGGCACGCAGTCTGACCCCGACTTTTTATGCGCTGGCGTTACACAGCTGGCAGCGCCCGGCGGATATCGCCTTGCGTCAGGAAGTCGGTCGTCTGGGCCGTACAGGTGAAGCACGAATGATGGCGGCAACCGGCGGAGTGAATACTCACCGGGGCGCTATCTGGGCGATGGGGTTGCTGGTCAGCGCCGTTGCCATGCAGCCGGAAAATCTGATGCCGCAGCACATTGCACAACGTGCCGCGAAAATCGCGAAATTACCCGACGCCTTCAGCCCGAAAAAATTCAGTAAAGGTGCGCACGCCGTGCAGCGTTATCAGGTGCCCGGTGCGCGTGAAGAGGCGCAGAGCGGCTTCCCGCACATTATTGATTGTGCGCTGCCGCAGCTTCATCACAGCCGGACGCGCGGTGCCAGCGAAAGCGAAGCACAGGTCGATGCGCTGCTGGCGGTGATGACCCGGCTTTCCGATACCTGCGTGTTATCGCGCGGCGGATTACCGGCGCTGGAAGCCATGCATCAGGGCGCGCAGGCCGTGCTGGATGCCGGCGGACTTCAGACACGCGCAGGGAAACAACGGTTGCGCCATCTGGAACAGCAGATGCTGGCCGATAACGCATCGCCCGGCGGAGCCGCCGATTTACTGGCTGCCACCCTGTTTCTCGACCGCGTCAGCGTGCCTGACTGA
- the mdcA gene encoding malonate decarboxylase subunit alpha: MPQHPQTTKAWDTRRTEKQRRIDSVRSVAEGKVLPTDKIIPVLETLIASGDRVVMEGNNQKQADFLSRSLAKVNPEKLHDLHMIMPSVSRAEHLDLFERGIARKLDFAFSGPQSLRIAQLLEDGQMEIGAIHTYIELYSRLYVDLVPNIALIAGFKADRKGNLYTGASTEDTPALVEAAAFKNGIVIAQVNELVDDETDLPRVDIPGDWIDFVVVADKPFFIEPLFTRDPRLIKPVHVLMAMMAIKGIYAKHNVQSLNHGIGFNTAAIELLLPTYGEQLGLRGKICKHWTLNPHPTLIPAIESGWVDTVHCFGGELGMEEYIRARPDVFFTGSDGSMRSNRAFCQLAGQYAVDMFIGSTLQVDGLANSSTVTRGRLAGFGGAPNMGHDPHGRRHSTPAWLDMIEEPDPMARGKKLVVQMVETFQAGGKPTFVEKLEAVDVGKESGMPLAPVMIYGDDVTHVLTEEGIAYLYRARSLEERRAMVAAVAGITDIGLGVDAKRVADLRRQELVVFPEDMGIRRTDATRSLLAAGSVSELVDWSGGLYNPPAKFRSW; encoded by the coding sequence ATGCCGCAACATCCGCAGACCACGAAAGCGTGGGACACCCGCCGCACTGAAAAACAACGGCGTATCGACAGTGTCCGTTCCGTGGCCGAGGGTAAAGTATTACCCACAGATAAAATCATTCCTGTCCTCGAAACGCTGATTGCCTCCGGCGACCGCGTGGTGATGGAAGGTAACAACCAAAAACAAGCTGACTTCCTTTCCCGCTCACTGGCGAAAGTGAACCCTGAAAAGCTGCATGATTTGCACATGATCATGCCAAGCGTCAGTCGTGCTGAACATCTGGATCTCTTCGAACGCGGCATTGCCCGTAAGCTCGATTTCGCCTTCTCCGGTCCGCAAAGCCTGCGTATCGCGCAGTTGCTGGAAGATGGCCAGATGGAAATCGGCGCGATCCACACGTACATCGAACTGTATTCCCGTCTTTACGTCGATCTGGTGCCGAACATTGCCCTGATCGCCGGCTTCAAGGCGGACCGCAAAGGTAACCTGTACACCGGCGCAAGCACCGAAGATACGCCCGCGCTGGTCGAAGCCGCGGCCTTTAAAAACGGCATCGTCATCGCGCAGGTTAACGAACTGGTTGACGATGAAACCGACCTGCCACGTGTTGATATTCCGGGCGACTGGATTGATTTCGTGGTCGTCGCCGACAAGCCATTCTTCATCGAACCGCTGTTCACCCGCGACCCGCGTCTGATTAAACCGGTTCACGTGCTGATGGCGATGATGGCGATCAAAGGCATTTACGCCAAACACAACGTGCAGTCGCTGAACCACGGCATCGGGTTTAACACTGCGGCGATCGAACTGCTGTTGCCGACTTACGGCGAACAACTCGGCCTGCGCGGCAAAATTTGTAAACATTGGACGCTGAACCCGCATCCGACGCTGATCCCGGCAATCGAAAGCGGCTGGGTCGACACCGTTCACTGCTTCGGCGGTGAACTCGGGATGGAAGAGTATATCCGCGCCCGCCCGGACGTGTTCTTCACCGGCTCTGACGGTTCCATGCGTTCTAACCGCGCGTTCTGCCAGCTGGCAGGCCAGTACGCGGTGGACATGTTCATCGGTTCCACCTTGCAGGTCGATGGTCTGGCGAACTCCTCAACCGTGACCCGTGGCCGTCTGGCCGGTTTCGGTGGCGCACCGAACATGGGACATGACCCGCACGGTCGCCGTCACTCAACGCCTGCATGGCTCGACATGATTGAAGAGCCGGACCCGATGGCGCGCGGTAAGAAACTGGTCGTGCAGATGGTGGAAACCTTCCAGGCCGGTGGCAAACCGACGTTCGTTGAAAAGCTGGAAGCCGTCGATGTGGGTAAAGAATCCGGGATGCCGCTGGCGCCTGTGATGATTTACGGCGACGACGTCACGCACGTGCTGACCGAAGAAGGGATTGCGTATCTGTACCGCGCCCGTTCTCTGGAAGAGCGCCGCGCGATGGTCGCTGCGGTGGCTGGTATCACTGACATTGGTCTGGGCGTTGACGCCAAACGCGTTGCCGACCTGCGCCGTCAGGAACTGGTGGTCTTCCCGGAAGACATGGGGATTCGACGCACTGACGCCACCCGTTCATTACTGGCGGCTGGCAGCGTGAGCGAGCTGGTTGACTGGTCCGGCGGTTTGTATAACCCGCCAGCCAAATTCCGCAGCTGGTAA
- a CDS encoding YdgH/BhsA/McbA-like domain containing protein, with protein sequence MKSNKIIIAAVLAGFFSVNAMAADLITKEEAKEKGYTSLGVVTTSNEYTAPMDAREELAKLADEKGGKYFVIIAAQEKRKISATAEVFK encoded by the coding sequence ATGAAATCGAATAAAATTATTATTGCTGCTGTTCTGGCCGGTTTCTTCTCGGTCAACGCGATGGCCGCTGATCTGATTACGAAAGAAGAAGCGAAAGAAAAAGGCTATACCAGCCTGGGCGTGGTCACGACCAGCAACGAATACACCGCGCCAATGGATGCCCGTGAAGAGCTGGCAAAACTGGCGGATGAAAAAGGCGGCAAATACTTTGTCATCATCGCCGCTCAGGAGAAAAGGAAAATCAGCGCAACCGCTGAAGTGTTCAAATAA
- the bioH gene encoding pimeloyl-ACP methyl ester esterase BioH: MNKLYRETIGEGDRHLVLLHGWGLNAEVWRYTAERLAPHFCLHLLDLPGYGRSENFGAMTLAEMAEIVLDGAPEKASWMGWSLGGLVASQIALTAPQRVEKLITVASSPCFAAQENWPGIRPEVLHGFQHQLSEDFQRTVERFLALQTLGSDSARQDARLLKSVVLGQPVPSVDVLNGGLEILREVDLRQPMTELSVPFLRIYGALDGLVPRKIVPLLDTLLPDSRSEIIEKAAHAPFISHPERFCEIVERFLIAD; encoded by the coding sequence ATGAATAAGCTTTACCGGGAGACAATCGGCGAAGGAGATCGCCATCTTGTGCTGCTTCACGGATGGGGATTGAACGCAGAGGTCTGGCGTTACACGGCGGAGCGACTTGCGCCGCATTTTTGTCTGCATCTGCTGGATTTACCGGGCTATGGTCGCAGTGAAAACTTTGGCGCGATGACGCTGGCCGAAATGGCTGAAATCGTGCTCGACGGCGCGCCGGAAAAAGCGTCGTGGATGGGCTGGTCTCTGGGCGGACTGGTCGCCAGTCAGATTGCGCTGACCGCGCCGCAGCGGGTGGAAAAACTGATTACCGTGGCTTCCTCGCCGTGTTTTGCCGCGCAGGAAAACTGGCCGGGGATCCGCCCGGAGGTGCTGCATGGCTTTCAGCATCAGCTAAGCGAAGATTTTCAGCGCACCGTGGAGCGTTTTCTGGCGCTGCAAACACTCGGCAGCGACAGCGCGCGGCAGGATGCGCGGTTGCTGAAGTCCGTTGTGCTGGGTCAGCCGGTTCCCTCAGTGGACGTGCTGAACGGCGGTTTGGAAATTCTGCGGGAGGTCGATTTACGCCAGCCGATGACGGAACTTTCCGTTCCGTTTTTACGCATTTACGGCGCGCTTGATGGCCTGGTGCCGAGAAAAATCGTGCCGTTGCTGGATACGCTTTTGCCGGATTCGCGTTCGGAAATCATTGAAAAAGCGGCCCATGCGCCGTTTATTTCCCACCCTGAAAGGTTTTGCGAAATTGTCGAACGCTTTCTGATTGCAGACTGA
- the gntX gene encoding DNA utilization protein GntX, with amino-acid sequence MLTIASRCWLCQCPLHLAVQGICSLCLRHLPAAPPCCPRCGLPSAGGTLDCGRCLLKPPPWDALVFASPYEPPVSGLVLRLKFAHLPELDTTLARLFLLRWLARWRSGTLPRPDIILSVPLHQKRYFSRGYNQSELLARPLARWLHCEFRPYALSRDRRTVSQQSLSERERKWNLRKAFSCHADLRGKNVMLLDDVVTTGSTVREISKMLINQGVASVQIACICRTLQT; translated from the coding sequence ATGCTAACAATTGCCAGCCGCTGTTGGCTATGCCAGTGTCCGCTGCATCTTGCGGTACAGGGCATTTGCAGTCTGTGTCTCAGACATCTGCCCGCCGCACCGCCCTGCTGCCCGCGCTGCGGATTGCCCAGCGCAGGAGGCACTCTCGATTGCGGACGCTGCCTGCTGAAACCGCCGCCATGGGACGCGCTGGTTTTCGCCAGCCCGTATGAGCCGCCGGTCAGCGGACTGGTGCTGCGGCTCAAATTCGCCCATCTTCCCGAACTGGATACCACGCTTGCGCGCCTGTTTCTGCTGCGCTGGCTGGCGCGCTGGCGGTCAGGCACCCTGCCGCGCCCGGACATCATCCTCAGCGTACCGCTGCATCAGAAACGTTATTTTTCCCGAGGCTACAATCAAAGTGAATTACTCGCCCGTCCGCTGGCCCGCTGGCTGCACTGCGAATTTCGCCCCTACGCCCTGAGCCGCGACCGGCGCACCGTGTCACAGCAAAGCCTGAGTGAGCGGGAAAGAAAGTGGAATCTGCGTAAAGCGTTTAGCTGCCATGCCGATTTGCGCGGTAAAAACGTGATGCTGCTTGATGATGTGGTCACCACCGGCAGCACGGTGCGCGAAATCAGTAAAATGCTCATCAATCAGGGTGTTGCTTCGGTACAAATCGCGTGTATCTGCCGGACATTACAGACGTGA
- the nfuA gene encoding Fe-S biogenesis protein NfuA, which translates to MILVTDAAQEHFAKLLANQEEGTQIRVFVINPGTPTAECGVSYCPPDAVEATDTELKFEKLSAFIDELSAPYLQDAVIDFVTDQLGSQLTLKAPNAKMRKVSDDAPLMERVEYQLQSQINPQLASHGGRVSLMEITDDGIAVLQFGGGCNGCSMIDVTLKDGIEKELLQNFPELKGVRDLTEHQRGEHSFY; encoded by the coding sequence ATGATCCTTGTTACCGATGCTGCCCAAGAGCACTTTGCCAAATTGCTGGCAAACCAGGAAGAAGGCACCCAAATCCGCGTATTCGTGATCAATCCCGGTACGCCGACCGCAGAATGCGGTGTCTCTTATTGTCCGCCAGACGCCGTGGAAGCGACGGATACCGAACTCAAGTTCGAGAAACTGTCCGCTTTCATCGACGAACTCAGCGCGCCTTATTTGCAGGACGCGGTGATCGACTTCGTGACCGATCAGCTCGGTTCCCAGCTCACACTGAAAGCGCCTAACGCTAAAATGCGTAAAGTGTCTGACGATGCGCCGCTGATGGAACGTGTTGAATATCAGTTGCAGTCACAGATTAACCCGCAGCTGGCCAGCCACGGCGGTCGTGTTTCCCTGATGGAAATCACCGACGACGGCATCGCTGTTCTTCAGTTCGGCGGCGGTTGTAACGGTTGTTCTATGATTGATGTCACCCTGAAAGACGGCATCGAGAAAGAACTGCTGCAAAACTTCCCGGAACTGAAAGGCGTTCGCGACCTGACAGAACACCAGCGCGGCGAGCACTCTTTCTACTGA
- the malQ gene encoding 4-alpha-glucanotransferase: MEDKQLVEAARRAGILDSFINMSDEVETVSDETRASLLAAMGRDPQDAADVTPLPAVKVFTQGENVRLPPEGSGAFGWQLTLENGDQTQGTLEVGTVLNLSAGLPTGYHQLTLSQDGKIWPCRIIVVPPRCYEPPALLAGKKLWGATIQLYTLRSENNWGIGDFGDLKKMVEEVGQRGGAFVGLNPIHALYPANPLSASPYSPSSRRWLNLAYIDVNAVEEFTASDVAQSWWHSIETHDALLQARSTEYVDYPLVIKLKLDALKLAWPLFDEMPEASQRKRDFRRFVLQGGESLRQQALFDALHVHLRDLDLGLWGWPVWPDAYRDAKGADVAEFSQHYAGEIEFYQWLQWLAHTQFSACYQRSEELDMPLGLYRDLAVGVAEGGAETWSDPSLYCLNATIGAPPDILGPQGQNWGLPPIDPHEMKARAYQPFIDLLRANMAECGALRIDHVMGLLRLWWIPFDEKAGNGAYVRYPLEDLLGVLALESQRHQCMVIGEDLGTVPKEIVASLRNSGVYSYKVLYFEHDKTFTYRPPENYVVQAMATVTTHDLPTLRGYWEGGDLTLGATLGVYPDPQVLENLRAERERSKQGLLDALHLTHCVPKSTGQTAAKMPMTPVLNRGLQRYLADSASALLGLQPEDWLDMSTPVNVPGTNTEYPNWRRKLTHTLEAMFSDEHINLLLADLNRRRLATCESSAKPPPNLPLRRGRS; this comes from the coding sequence ATGGAGGATAAGCAACTTGTTGAGGCCGCGCGCCGGGCAGGAATTTTAGACAGTTTTATCAATATGTCGGATGAAGTGGAAACGGTGTCCGACGAAACGCGGGCATCGCTGCTGGCCGCCATGGGCCGTGACCCGCAAGACGCGGCTGACGTGACGCCTTTGCCTGCGGTAAAAGTGTTTACACAAGGCGAAAATGTGCGGCTGCCCCCGGAGGGCAGCGGCGCATTCGGCTGGCAATTGACGCTTGAAAACGGCGACCAGACGCAAGGAACCCTTGAGGTCGGCACAGTGCTGAATCTCAGTGCCGGGCTGCCCACCGGCTATCATCAGCTGACATTATCGCAAGACGGCAAAATCTGGCCGTGCCGGATCATTGTTGTGCCGCCACGCTGTTATGAGCCGCCAGCGCTGCTGGCAGGTAAGAAACTGTGGGGCGCGACGATTCAGTTATACACGCTGCGGTCGGAAAATAACTGGGGCATCGGCGATTTTGGCGATCTGAAAAAAATGGTGGAAGAAGTCGGGCAGCGCGGCGGTGCGTTCGTCGGGCTGAACCCGATACACGCGCTGTATCCGGCGAATCCTCTCAGCGCCAGCCCGTACAGCCCGTCGTCACGGCGCTGGCTGAATCTGGCGTATATCGACGTAAATGCGGTGGAAGAATTTACCGCCAGCGATGTAGCGCAAAGCTGGTGGCATTCCATTGAAACGCACGATGCGCTGTTGCAAGCACGCAGTACGGAATATGTCGATTATCCGCTGGTGATAAAGCTGAAACTGGACGCGCTGAAACTGGCCTGGCCGCTCTTTGACGAAATGCCAGAAGCCAGCCAGCGCAAGCGGGATTTCCGCCGTTTTGTGCTGCAGGGCGGTGAAAGTTTGCGTCAGCAGGCGCTGTTCGATGCGCTGCATGTTCATCTGCGGGATTTAGATCTCGGATTGTGGGGCTGGCCGGTTTGGCCCGATGCGTATCGTGACGCCAAAGGGGCGGACGTGGCGGAATTCAGCCAGCATTACGCCGGTGAAATTGAGTTCTACCAGTGGCTGCAATGGCTGGCGCATACGCAATTTTCTGCATGTTATCAGCGCAGTGAAGAACTGGACATGCCGCTGGGTTTGTACCGCGATCTGGCGGTCGGTGTGGCGGAAGGCGGTGCGGAAACCTGGTCAGATCCGTCGTTGTATTGCCTGAATGCGACGATTGGCGCGCCGCCGGATATTCTGGGGCCGCAGGGGCAGAACTGGGGGCTTCCGCCCATTGATCCTCACGAAATGAAAGCCCGTGCCTATCAGCCATTTATCGATTTGCTGCGTGCGAATATGGCGGAATGCGGCGCTTTGCGCATCGACCACGTGATGGGATTACTGCGTTTGTGGTGGATCCCTTTCGACGAAAAGGCGGGCAACGGCGCATACGTCCGTTATCCGCTGGAAGACCTGCTCGGCGTCCTGGCGCTGGAAAGCCAGCGGCACCAGTGCATGGTGATTGGTGAGGATCTGGGAACCGTGCCGAAAGAAATTGTCGCCAGCCTGCGTAACAGCGGCGTCTATTCCTACAAAGTGTTGTATTTCGAGCACGATAAAACCTTCACATACCGGCCACCTGAAAACTATGTCGTTCAGGCGATGGCGACGGTCACCACGCATGATTTACCGACCTTGCGCGGCTACTGGGAAGGCGGGGATTTAACGCTGGGCGCGACGCTCGGCGTCTATCCGGATCCGCAGGTGCTGGAAAATCTGCGTGCCGAACGTGAGCGCAGCAAACAGGGGTTGCTGGATGCGTTGCACCTGACGCATTGCGTGCCGAAATCCACCGGGCAGACGGCGGCGAAAATGCCGATGACGCCGGTGCTGAACCGGGGGTTACAGCGTTATCTGGCGGACAGCGCCAGTGCGCTGCTCGGGCTGCAACCGGAAGACTGGCTGGATATGTCGACGCCGGTTAACGTGCCTGGTACAAACACTGAATACCCCAACTGGCGGCGCAAACTGACGCACACGCTGGAAGCGATGTTCAGTGATGAGCACATTAATCTGCTGCTGGCGGATTTGAACCGGCGACGGTTAGCGACTTGTGAGTCGTCTGCTAAACCCCCTCCCAACCTCCCCCTTCGCAGGGGGAGGAGCTAA